The following nucleotide sequence is from Capricornis sumatraensis isolate serow.1 chromosome 5, serow.2, whole genome shotgun sequence.
AGAAAACTGGAAGTTCCCATtgtatttttctagaaaataatttatttcatctttattttaaaactgtttgcTTAGTGTTTTGCAAATGGtctcataatttttattaaaaagttctTATGTTTTAGTGATTATTTCTTTCttgccatttaaaattttgtataattttgcataattttgcattttccttttatttctagatTAAGTTAGCTAGTGATCCGTCTACTGTGTTAAAATTGTCAACTAACACTTTCCAACTTTATAAGcattactgtgtataaaatacataaccaacAAAAAAtgtactgtgcagcacagggaactatatgcaatattttgtaataatatacaagggaaaagaatctgaaaaggaatatatatgtgtgtgtgtgtgtgcatatatatagtcTCTGACCATCCCTCTAAGTGGACATAAAGGGGAAATTCCTTTCATTGAagaacatatatattcttttataaaaaagaaatggactCATACTACTGAAACTGACACAAGACAAATGAGGTTGAGGTGAGCATAAGTATGCATGTTAATTAAATGATCAAGATGTCAGGGAAATTTCACCCTAAACTCAAACTATATGATCTTAAGTCTGGGTAGAGACAACTGGGACCGAGAAAGAAGATGGCAGAAATGAACCTCACAGAAACCATGTTAATATTTATCAAGTGTCAAAAACATGATGATAACCTCAGCTGCACAGTGGCCTTGCAGAGTCTCTTTCTGCATCTCAGGGGATGCTCTCAGAATGCACCCAAGGTGGCAGAGCAGTTGGTGTGGGCATCAGACACTTGCCCTAAAATCCAGGACCTTTCCTGAAAGTGTCGGCATGCTATACTCCTGTCTGTCATGGATCTTCTCCTTACTTGTACCCATATTTTAGGAtctataaattttccttttatgttcACTTGGAGGCATAGTCAGAGACTATCATAACATAAAATGCCAAATCATAATAATGAATGAGCAAGAGAATATAGAGCAAAAACTGGAGGGATTTGTATAACTTTGTGACAAATCTCAGATGATAGCTTGAAGGACTTATCAATAGGACTAGAAAGCTTCAGGTTGGTTGACCAAACATGCCCTGTCCCACTGTGAGCAGACCTGGAATAATATCAAGTTCAAATCTTTTACCTATTTTTTCTCTACttatctatttttgtttgtttgtttgttagtttaagacatgttttatttctcattctcagTAATATGTTACAATCTGGATTTTGTCTAGACATTAATCTTGAGGTTTGATGGGAGCACATTCCACCCACCCTTTCTCTGGTTAATTCCTAGGTTCCTACATTTAGAGCAGAGGTAGAGAGAAAAGTTGATTTCTTGATTTATCTTTCAGAAGACAGTCTTATTTCTAAGTTGTTGGAGTGAATCTCATTCAAACCATCAAGTACTGACAACACCAATCTGCCAATATTCTCAAGAAATATCTACCTACACACTCTATCTTTAGACTTTAAGAATGAAGGGTTGTGAAACTTATCTTCCCTctaattttaaacttaaattttaagatctattttttttcctgcaaatgcAAGTGATTATTCCCAGTCATTTTGACTATATCTTGGCTGTGTTTCAGTTATTAAATTAGCATATTTGAATAAATGTTAATCTTAATAAATCTAACATTTAAATCTTAGTTTAAGATTTAAAGGAAAACTTCAGTCATGATATAGGATTTATCTTTTATCTAATCTATGTGACCTgtcattctttatatattctatctAAAAAAACTATTTGAACAAACTTAGCACTGCAAAAAATATAGTTTATACAATTATATCTTTGCCACCAAACTAGCAAAAAGTCAATGCACACTTAGTATCAATTTTGTAAGTTTTATTGAAAATAGAACATCATTCTAAACAAGTGTTGTTTGGGAATTTTGAGATATAGCTGAAAGATGGTGAACAAATCTCAAGGATTCTATTAAAAGCTCTGTctagaaaaatcaaagatgatgcTTTTCCCCCTCCTATTAGAAAGCATTTTGACATTATGGATAGTCACAGGAATAAGTTATCTTGTACTGATTGTAAAATATATTGTAGATACCCCTGGGGGTTTCAGGGGAAAGTTTCCCAACTCTCTCCCTTAACATGTGTTTCTAGAATTGAAGTAAatctggataatttttttttaaaggtttacaATTCCAGGTATGTTATGATTGGTTTTTGACTACAGTACTTCTCGTGCTATTATTTGatagtctttctttctcttctgcacCTTTACCTTTATCAGGAACAATTTTGGAAAGAACTGGGCATAATTTTTGATAGAAATACAAGAACAATGGAGGCTTCacagatggcttagtggtaaagaatctacctgccaatgcaggagaccaggagatGAGGAtccaatccttgggtcaggaagatctcctggagtatgaaacggtaacccactccagtattcttgcctagaaaattccatggacagagtctggcgggctacagtccatggggtcacagagtcagatacagctgagcttGCACACACATAAGAACAATGAGGACCATTAACACAAGGACAGTATAATACAGCATAACCTTTAACAAAGTATAAACACAAACACCAAAAATGGAGAACAAAAGCAGAACTCAGAGTTCTACTGATGAGTTACTAAACACTGAAACTTACTGCGCTCAAGTCCAAAATTTAAGGCCACTCTGTCTGGATTCAAGTAAAAGGAATCTTGAAAGCTGTGGTGGCAGTAAAACAAAGGATTATCAGAGACAAACCTCTACCTTGGCCTTTGGTTTAGTTCCTGCTGAGAAAGGATTTCATCTCAGGGTCGATTTATACGGAGAATGTAATACACAGCATCTGATAAACAATCTCAGAAAACATACGGGCATTTAACATCTTATTGACTTTTATGTCTCCTGTAACAATTTTATTGAATAGACAGCTCAGAAGAAACAAGTTTTTCTCCAACCTTGCCTTCAAACATGTACCAGAGAGCATCATTTCTCACCTCGTCTGGGTATTATAGATTCCACAGATTCCTAAGAATAGCTCCATTATCATTTATAGTATGAAACTATAAGTTAACAAGTAGAAAGCTGGAAACTTTAGAAGCATGCAGGAACTAAATAACATATTCCTGAACAACAAATGGAtcaaagaaagaatcaaaaaggaaattaagaaatatcttgaaacaaacgaaaatgaaaacacaatgaccAAAATCTATGGGGTGCTGCAACAGCAGTTCTTAAAGAGAAATTCACAgtgataaatgtgtgtgtttatgcaaaACAGCGATgctaaataaataacctaactttgcATCACACAGAGCTAGGAACAAAGAACAAACTAAGCTCAAAGTGAGTAGAAAGAAAGTCATAACAAAGATCAGCATGGAAATACATGAAATAGAGATTAGAAATATGATAGAAAAGATCAGTAAAACTATTAgctgctttttaaaagataaaattgacaagcccaagggaaaaaaagacatgaatgaaatcagaaatgaaagaggagacactACAAATGATGCCACAGAGTCACACAGggtcataagagattactatgaacaattatatgccaaaaaTTAGGTAACctggaaaaaatgaataaattctagaaacaaaagtATCCAAGACTGAATCACGAAGAAAGAGAAGATATGAACAGATCAATAATGATTAAGAAgattaaataagtaattaaaaaccTCTCAACAAGAAAAAGCCAAAGACCAGATGATTTTACCGGTGAAgcttatcaaacatttaaagaattaacattAATCTTTCTTGAATTCTTCTAAAAAGTTAAAGGAGAGGAAACACTTTCCAAGTAATTTTATGAAGCTAGCttatcctgataccaaagctAGACAAGAACACCGATGCACACAAATGTtgaaaccctcaacaaaatataagcaaatcAAGTTCATCAGTACATTGAATGGATCAGAcaccacaatgaaaagaaatttatCCTCAGATACAAGGATGCTTCAGCATgcacaaatcaataaatgtgatattaatagaatgaaagataaaaatcaaatgatcattTCAGCAGGTGCTATGAATGATGAGTGTTATATGGGATAGGCTGATTACAAGTTAGATAATAACAGGTACATGGCCCACTGGTGACTGCATCTCATATCTAGCTAACTCATGCTCTCAACGGTATCCTTGTTCTTGCTCCAAACACCTCTGTTATTCTTTGTAAAGTATCTCCCTTTTAACTCCTAACCgtctttttccaaattaaaactCTTCAAGCCTTTAAAACTTACTTCTTGGTTTCCATcccttttcctttaatttttaggtCTGGGATTAGCCAGCAGTATGAACTTAGGTAATTCACATGACTTTTGTAGCTCTGTTTCCCAGGATTGGATTTCATGACCTACCTTGTCCAGTTGAAAATGATTAAATACATGTGGAAGCTCTTTGTAAACTATTAGGTGCCACAACACGAAGGGGAGGTTGTTATTTCTGtgtctgcattttattttattaatttctggaTCCCTTCCACTGGCTTTTATATCTCCACCTCATGCATATCCTGGATACCTTTTCCATTGCACCTTCCTCCGAAGAAGTGAAAGTATTACAGATATTTAAGAGCTTCTAGAAGAATATCTCTGTATTTGATAGTTGGGAGCAGAGGGAGAAGGCTTTTATTTTGTCCATTTCCTCTATTTACACATATGTGAGGAATACAGTTTCTGTTTGTTTCAACTTTCTGAGACTTTAGAACATGCGCTATGTGGATACAAATGACCAACAGCAATCACTCAAATTTCAGTTGCTTTGTTGTCCCACTTGTTCTGGTGGGCTCCCAAACTCTAGCAACACaccagcccaccagtctcctaaGCATTCTTTGGGGTCTCTGATCAGATAACACAAAGTTGATTTCTAccttctacttttcttttttctacccAGTGCCATTTCATCTAGTTATGACTCTGCTCAATTGACATTACTGCATTCACTGGGTTCTGTCCCACTTTCTACTACAGTTGAACCACTGGGCTTTGGGAAATGCCAAATGCAACAGCAGAAATGTTACTGAGATATATCAGATGGAACAGAGTCTTTGGAAAAAGTTGTTTCAATTTGTACTTATATTTCACACCCTTGGTTTCAAATATGAATTCAAGAAATGATGAGACAAATCAGAGTGATAGACCCAAGACCAGGTcagaatttccatttccttccaggACTAAGCCTTCTTTTGTAGTCAAACTTGAGATACCTACTTTCTTAAGTCTTCTCATGGCAGAACCAGAAGTTCAGTTCACCAGACATCCCTAATATATATGAGGCGAACAAAGTGTATTCTTAACTCTGACATCAGAAATCTTTAAGAAGTGAAGCTGTCCTTAGGAACAATATCTGGATAAGTGCTGGAGCTTATGGAAGCTGAGACGCAAAGGTCTGTGAGCTGTCAGTTACCAGTTTTGTTGCTGGTGGGTGAGggtggagaggaaagaaagatgggGAGAGATGCCATGAGGGTAAGGTAAGACTTGGTCCTACAAAGATAAGAGTATGAGAGAAACCTGTGGGATTGGGGAAACTGAAAAGGACTTAAGTCCTACAGGAGATTTTAACTAGCTTCCTGTGTAGTTCCTATATGCTTGTCCATTTGGAAAGAACTTTAGACTGTCAGAGAGCAAAGAAGATTATAGAAGGCTTAAGCCAATGTCACTCAGATCTTATGAAGAGGAGTTCCTGCTGACATCTGGGTTGTGCATGGAAGAAAACCAGCTAAACCTCAATCTGggaatatttctagaaatttcatTCCATTTTGTAGTACACTGAAGAGGCAAGAATCCAGCCAAtggaaactgtgtgtgtgtgtgtgtgtgtgtgtgtgtgtgtgtgcacgcatgcacacacacatgtgtgtgtgcttagttgctcagtcgtgtctgtctccttgtgaccccatggactgtagcctgccagactcctctatccacagaattttctaggcaaggatacttaAATTGGTTGCTGGTTCCTATGCCAGGGAATAAACTGGTCAAattaaattgccaatatttgaACAAATTCCAAGATGAACCTAGACTGGGTAAGTCGTCTCCTTTTCTGGGGAAAGTGTAATGTcttagcaaatgaaaatgaaagagttaaaatttaatttgagTATTAAAAGCATAAAGCCACTGTATTTGGAAGAGACACAAATAAGGAAAATCATATTATAGGATAAAAGTTcagaagcagcagagagagaTATTCAAGATCTTTTCCTGACTAAAGCAGGGAAGGTAAATTAAGGGCTTAGTATGGAAAACATTCAGGGTATGGGCAAAAAGACTCATATTAGTAAGTGAAGAATTGGCAGTCATAGACTAGGtcagataaaaacaaaatggGGACACCATGATTTCAGGCCTCTTGTGTTGAATGCACCGGGAGAAAGATCCCAGAGGTAGAAGGGTAGAGGAAGTCATGAGAGAGTTTGCACCAACCTGGGGATTGTGGACAGGAGAAGGAAGCAGTGGCTTAGAACAGAAGAGCTTGGTTGTTTGGAGATAGATGCCTGTGGGCAAAGAGAATGAGGCTGACGTTTATGGTTTCTCAGTGTCACACAGGGGATTGTCAAAATCCTGCCAGTTTGGTTATTGGGATTCGTTGTATCAGTGCAAAAGCTCATTTGCCCAGAGGTCTTGTTCCCTATGCCTCAGGCAGCTTCTAGGCTCCAGCACCTTGCCTTTAAAACTCTTTTCAGTTTGGCACTGCTCAGCATTAGCAAAGTAGAATGAATAGAGACTAATGCATAGATGATAGCTTCCCAGGCCCAGAACCAAGACGCTTTATTAAATAGGACATCCGAGATGGAGACGAGCACGGCCAGAAAGTAAAAGGAGAACAAGATGAGGGAGATGCCTAGAGACCTCAGGGCGGCAGAGTGAGCGTCCGGGCTGGAGATGGGGCGGCCTGTGTGGAGGTCTTTCGTCTGCTTCAGATGTCAGGATAATAAGGCCATGAGCGAGACTGTGGAGGCCAGGAACAGGAGGAAAGGAATAACCAATACGACTACTTGCTGCAGTGTGGAAAAATCCCACAGGAACGCCTCCAGTCTCTCCAGCATGGTGCTGTTTCTAGGGAAATCCTTCATGGAGATGAACTGAATGAGGATGTAGTAACTAGTAGCTGAAAAAATGGTAGACACACAAGAAACCAGCAGAGAGCCCAGCAGCAGCCGAGGAACCCATCTCACAATTCTCCACTTCATCCAGAGGAAGATGGGGTGGCTGAAGAAGGAGACTTTGACACAGTAGAAGACAGCAAGCAAGCTGGTCAACCAGAAGGAAAGGATGTTAGTAAATTGCCAGATGATCCCGAAATACCAAAAATTGTAATTAAGGTGGAAGTGGGAGCCAAAGTTGTGCAGCATCGATGACCACAGTTGACAGAAGCGGCAGATGCCCAGGCTGGCGAGAATCATGTCCACAGGCGGCAGCCTTTGAGTCTGCACCCACTCTCTGCCCAGCACTATGACaatcaggctgctctgcccagttATTGTCAAGAACTCGAGCATATAGATGAGCATGAAGAAGACAGAGAGTTGGCTGGTTATCATCCTTCTATTCCAAGGAAACTTCCTGGGCATGTAGTCAGAATCTCTGCCACAGTTTCCAGTTTGGGACCAGGTTCCTGGCCCCATTAGTGTTTCATGCAAGAAAATACCTCCCTCCTGATGCAAATTTTCCCTGGCTTAGTTTTGACTTTGCCATTTCCCTAGCTACAGGATTTGTTTATGCTTTGCTTGCTGGTTTGTTATCAGTCCTGGATGCAGGGAAATGTGGTTGGAGTGTGGACTCTTGCTTCTGAGGTGATTTGATTATTCCCACAGAAGACATCCCTATTTCATAACCATGCTGTTTATATCTTCTGAGGTGTCTTTAGCTTATTTCATCATCATTTCAATAGGATAGTCTCACTCTTTATACCTAAAACTTGAACTGCAGGAAAGATAAATCCTTCTCTGTCCATTCATGTCCCAGGTAACATTTCTAATCTGCTCACTGAGTGCTGTAACAATGTCAACTTCAAAAACCCTGACTCCCCAGCTTCTGCAGCTGCTGGGCACAGATGCCACAATCAAAGTTTCAACCTCTCTaatgtgtgcactcagtcactcagtcatgtctgagtctttgtgctgcatggactgtagcccgccaggcctctctttctgtggagatttcccaggcaagaatactagagtgggttgccatttccttctctaggggatcttcctgatccaggggtggaacctaggcctcctgctgggcaggaggattctttatcactgaaccacctgggaagtctttgaATCTATGtaagaaacaataaagaaaatctttGCTGTGAGAGTCCACCCAAGAAATTGCAGGAAGCTGAGATCTTCATCTCCTTGTCTAAGATGGGCAATTTTCTTCACTGCCCATTGGACTTCTTAACTCAGAGAAATCACCTCACAGTGCCCACTCACTCCCTAAAATTGAGAGGTGGCTTCCTTGGCTATTGTTTTGCTGATTCCAGTACCTTGAGCTCAGGTTTTATATATCTTTAGGAtatataaaagctatatatatatatccatttgtTCCATTATcgtcattgtttttttttcccctcatgtgGTGAGGCTATGtttgtcactgttcccactgctCAAGATGAATTGAAAGAGGGCCCTCTTACCACtagtaaaacaatttttaaacttGATGTCTACAGAAGGGAGCAGCCTAAAGGACTTCGTCTCTTTGTTC
It contains:
- the TAS2R16 gene encoding LOW QUALITY PROTEIN: taste receptor type 2 member 16 (The sequence of the model RefSeq protein was modified relative to this genomic sequence to represent the inferred CDS: substituted 1 base at 1 genomic stop codon), producing MITSQLSVFFMLIYMLEFLTITGQSSLIVIVLGREWVQTQRLPPVDMILASLGICRFCQLWSSMLHNFGSHFHLNYNFWYFGIIWQFTNILSFWLTSLLAVFYCVKVSFFSHPIFLWMKWRIVRWVPRLLLGSLLVSCVSTIFSATSYYILIQFISMKDFPRNSTMLERLEAFLWDFSTLQQVVVLVIPFLLFLASTVSLMALLSXHLKQTKDLHTGRPISSPDAHSAALRSLGISLILFSFYFLAVLVSISDVLFNKASWFWAWEAIIYALVSIHSTLLMLSSAKLKRVLKARCWSLEAA